The Natronoarchaeum mannanilyticum genome includes the window GACGTCACGGGCGTCGACCCGCTGGACCTCCCGCCGCTGTACGACGCCGTCGACGTCGACGCGCTCCAGCAACTGTTCGATCGGGGCGACGACATCGAGGTGGAGTTCGCCATCGCAGGCTGCGAGATCACCGTGCGCGGTCGCGACGACGTGACGGTCACGCCGACGAGCGGGCGGACGCCCGCCACTCTGGGCGCCGACGGCGAAGCCGACGCCGCCCGGACGGCCTTCCAGGACTGAATGTCCACCAGACCCGTGCCAGTGGCAAACGCCGACGACGTCGACGGGGCGGACCGCGCGATAGAGTGTGCGAACTGCGGCGCGCCGATCGACCGCAACGAGTGGCACCCCGTTCGGGCCAGCACCGTCGACGACGAGTTCCGGATCTACGCGTTCTGCAGCGAACGCTGTCGGGCGTCGTGGTCCGGGCCGGACCGCTGATTCCGCCGGTCGAACCGGCGCGCGTAGCGACCGAACCAACGTGTGTAGGCACGATCGAGCGCGGCACGTTCTGCTAGTAGGTACGACGACTTAGGCCGATTCGTCCGTACGTTCGAACGAACCATGACTGCGCGTACTACGGTCACCGA containing:
- a CDS encoding HalOD1 output domain-containing protein, encoding MNAHADTLTETIVLELSDVTGVDPLDLPPLYDAVDVDALQQLFDRGDDIEVEFAIAGCEITVRGRDDVTVTPTSGRTPATLGADGEADAARTAFQD
- a CDS encoding DUF7576 family protein, with product MPVANADDVDGADRAIECANCGAPIDRNEWHPVRASTVDDEFRIYAFCSERCRASWSGPDR